The following coding sequences lie in one Deinococcus sp. JMULE3 genomic window:
- a CDS encoding heme ABC transporter ATP-binding protein yields MTPHESLIEVTALTHTVQGRQLLRDVHLTLRRGELLAVLGRNGAGKSTLLRHLTGELGRRGVTVLGGPAHRPGTDLARHRAALPQHTPAPFAFSVLDIVLLGRIPHGPRDTPHDRDVARACLDRVGLRGAEGRDIQTLSGGEQQRVHLARTLAQLHGTPGDRVLLLDEPTASLDLAHQHATLRLARDLGAEGVGVLAVLHDLNLAAQYADRVLLLADGQVLTCAPPEAALTSGHIRAAYGHDVLVTRHPCLNCPLIVSAG; encoded by the coding sequence GTGACCCCGCACGAATCCCTGATCGAGGTGACGGCCCTGACGCACACCGTGCAGGGACGGCAGCTGCTGCGGGACGTGCACCTGACCCTGCGGCGCGGCGAACTGCTCGCCGTGCTGGGCCGCAACGGCGCGGGCAAGAGCACCCTGCTGCGCCACCTGACCGGCGAACTCGGCCGGCGCGGCGTGACCGTCCTGGGCGGCCCCGCCCACCGCCCCGGCACCGACCTGGCCCGCCACCGCGCCGCGCTGCCGCAGCACACGCCCGCCCCGTTCGCGTTCAGCGTGCTGGACATCGTCCTGCTGGGCCGCATCCCGCACGGCCCGCGCGACACGCCCCACGACCGCGACGTCGCCCGCGCCTGCCTGGACCGCGTGGGCCTGCGCGGCGCGGAAGGGCGCGACATCCAGACGCTCAGCGGCGGTGAGCAGCAGCGCGTGCACCTCGCCCGGACGCTGGCGCAGCTGCACGGCACGCCCGGCGACCGGGTCCTGCTGCTCGACGAGCCCACCGCCAGCCTCGACCTCGCCCACCAGCACGCCACGCTGCGCCTCGCCCGCGACCTGGGTGCGGAAGGCGTCGGCGTGCTGGCCGTCCTGCACGACCTGAACCTCGCCGCGCAGTACGCCGACCGGGTGCTGCTGCTCGCGGATGGTCAGGTGCTGACCTGCGCCCCGCCCGAGGCCGCGCTGACCAGCGGGCACATCCGCGCCGCGTACGGGCACGACGTGCTCGTCACCCGCCACCCCTGCCTGAACTGCCCACTGATCGTCAGCGCGGGATAG
- a CDS encoding iron ABC transporter permease, which translates to MERRLPLTRRGRAARPGAALTLTVLTGLLAGAVILAVGRGALPISPAQVLSILLAPLGAAPLAPFDEQQAAVLWIIRLPRVLLGALVGAGLAVAGAALQGLFRNPLADPGLMGITSGAALAAALSVVLGLNVLGSYSLPAAAFAGSLIATALVSLLAQDRGRVNVTTMLLAGIAINALCGAGTGLMTFLATDEQLRTLTFWNLGSLGGATWPTVLSALPLILLGTVGLPLTARALNALTLGEHGAAHLGVPVTRVKWLIISLVALSVGAGVAVAGSIGFIGLVVPHLLRLLTGPNHATLLPASALLGATLLILADLLARTVAAPAEVPIGILTALLGAPFFLYLLRQRRAEGA; encoded by the coding sequence GGGCCGCGCCGCCCGCCCCGGCGCGGCCCTCACCCTGACGGTCCTGACCGGCCTGCTGGCGGGCGCGGTGATCCTCGCGGTCGGCCGCGGCGCCCTGCCCATCAGCCCCGCGCAGGTCCTGAGCATCCTCCTCGCCCCGCTGGGCGCCGCGCCGCTCGCCCCGTTCGACGAGCAGCAGGCGGCCGTGCTGTGGATCATCCGCCTGCCGCGCGTCCTGCTGGGCGCCCTGGTCGGCGCGGGGCTGGCCGTGGCGGGCGCGGCGCTGCAGGGTCTGTTCCGCAACCCGCTGGCCGACCCGGGTCTGATGGGCATCACCAGCGGCGCCGCGCTGGCCGCCGCGCTGAGCGTCGTGCTGGGCCTCAACGTCCTGGGAAGCTACTCCCTGCCCGCCGCGGCCTTCGCCGGGTCGCTGATCGCCACGGCGCTCGTGTCGCTGCTCGCGCAGGACCGGGGGCGCGTGAACGTCACCACCATGCTCCTCGCGGGCATCGCCATCAACGCCCTGTGCGGCGCCGGGACGGGCCTGATGACGTTCCTGGCCACCGACGAGCAGCTGCGCACCCTCACCTTCTGGAACCTCGGGTCGCTGGGCGGCGCCACCTGGCCGACCGTCCTGAGCGCCCTGCCGCTGATCCTGCTGGGCACCGTGGGTCTGCCGCTGACCGCCCGCGCCCTGAACGCCCTGACGCTCGGCGAGCACGGCGCGGCGCACCTGGGCGTCCCCGTCACCCGCGTGAAGTGGCTGATCATCAGCCTGGTCGCGCTGAGCGTCGGCGCGGGCGTCGCCGTGGCGGGCAGCATCGGCTTCATCGGCCTGGTCGTGCCGCACCTGTTGCGGCTCCTGACCGGCCCGAACCACGCGACGCTGCTGCCCGCCTCCGCGCTGCTCGGCGCGACCCTGCTGATCCTCGCGGACCTCCTGGCCCGCACCGTCGCCGCGCCCGCCGAGGTGCCCATCGGGATCCTCACGGCGCTGCTCGGCGCGCCGTTCTTCCTGTACCTGCTGCGCCAGCGCCGCGCGGAGGGCGCGTGA